The following proteins are encoded in a genomic region of Sorangiineae bacterium MSr12523:
- the secG gene encoding preprotein translocase subunit SecG yields the protein MQSSILETLLQIVHVFVCLVLMFVVLLQQGRGGGMGAAFGGGAAAQVFGGRGAGNILTRATSICAAIFMLTSVSLAYLSSSGDRSLRAKAAAEEKRTRKESERGTARTKEEKPAAPKEETPPAGGATGASGAPGGPTDNAPATPASSSSSPQ from the coding sequence ATGCAATCGTCGATCTTAGAGACCCTTCTTCAAATTGTGCACGTGTTCGTCTGCTTGGTGCTCATGTTCGTCGTGCTGCTCCAACAGGGGCGCGGCGGCGGCATGGGTGCCGCGTTCGGTGGTGGCGCTGCGGCGCAAGTCTTCGGTGGGCGCGGGGCGGGGAACATCCTGACCCGCGCCACATCCATCTGCGCAGCCATCTTCATGCTCACCAGCGTTTCGCTGGCGTACCTCTCCTCCTCCGGCGACCGCTCGCTGCGCGCGAAAGCTGCTGCGGAGGAAAAGAGGACTCGCAAGGAGAGCGAGCGCGGCACGGCACGGACGAAAGAAGAGAAGCCCGCCGCGCCGAAGGAAGAGACGCCCCCGGCGGGCGGTGCCACCGGCGCCTCGGGTGCACCGGGCGGCCCGACGGACAATGCCCCGGCAACGCCGGCGTCTTCTTCGTCGAGCCCGCAATAG
- a CDS encoding asparagine synthase C-terminal domain-containing protein, translating into MPTFYATEDGRVLASRSLAALAGSLRRRPRLNADRLAAIISLASAEDASLTVYEGIRRVPSHHAVRVWPDGRRTSVLLARALEPAPEMTGEDAASELRRRLTAVVARRAEGKRCIAIFAGGGVDSSTLLATSLAWSRGANGAEIKAIALDFAGPGDDRPYMRDLERALGIVPIRVSPSQAGRFMRPMMALDGAPCPWPNVCDQGLMLDAAAAQGADVVWSGAGGDDLYDGRLGTFPQRVLRGDAVRALREAASVRVPWRDPGWTQAWEFVVRPLLVRSLPHAVRRLRRRFRARTTVAWAGPVLREHLDRVTDRPALAEPTTPSARYTRFVTLPHLMEFFDFRGQLREALGIEHLDPLIDDEMIAFIASLPPELLFYGGRTRGLMRAAMEGIVPDSVRLRTDKARFEPAMTQAVRAAGGFEAFADLAAVPHLAELGLVEPSAFRQAFDALAREPEDWGPGWLEVWPALAVEAFVAGHRVGDLR; encoded by the coding sequence GTGCCGACATTTTACGCAACGGAGGACGGCCGGGTGCTTGCCTCCCGCTCCCTCGCCGCACTGGCTGGGAGCCTTCGCCGCCGGCCGAGGCTGAATGCCGACCGCCTTGCGGCGATCATCTCGCTTGCCAGCGCGGAAGACGCCTCGCTGACGGTTTACGAAGGTATCCGTCGCGTGCCTTCGCATCATGCCGTTCGCGTCTGGCCCGATGGACGGCGCACCAGCGTGTTGCTCGCGCGCGCGCTGGAGCCGGCCCCCGAGATGACCGGGGAAGATGCGGCGTCCGAGCTTCGTCGCCGGCTCACCGCGGTCGTTGCACGCCGTGCGGAGGGAAAGCGCTGCATCGCCATCTTCGCGGGCGGCGGCGTCGATTCGAGCACCCTGCTGGCCACCAGCTTGGCGTGGTCGCGCGGTGCGAACGGGGCCGAGATCAAGGCCATCGCGCTCGATTTCGCAGGCCCCGGCGATGACCGCCCGTACATGCGCGATCTGGAGCGGGCGCTGGGTATCGTGCCCATTCGGGTTTCGCCTTCGCAGGCGGGGCGTTTCATGCGGCCCATGATGGCGCTCGACGGTGCGCCTTGCCCGTGGCCCAACGTGTGCGACCAAGGCTTGATGCTCGATGCGGCGGCCGCGCAAGGTGCCGACGTCGTGTGGAGCGGAGCCGGCGGCGATGATCTCTACGACGGACGCCTCGGCACCTTTCCGCAACGGGTCCTCCGCGGCGATGCGGTGCGGGCGCTCCGCGAAGCGGCATCGGTGCGCGTCCCCTGGCGCGATCCAGGATGGACCCAGGCGTGGGAGTTCGTCGTGCGTCCCTTGCTCGTGCGCAGTCTGCCCCATGCGGTGCGCCGTCTGCGGCGACGCTTTCGCGCACGCACCACGGTCGCGTGGGCCGGGCCCGTGCTGCGCGAGCACCTGGATCGGGTGACGGATCGTCCCGCGTTGGCGGAGCCCACCACGCCCTCGGCGCGGTACACGCGCTTCGTCACCTTGCCGCACCTCATGGAGTTCTTCGACTTCCGCGGCCAACTGCGCGAGGCACTCGGGATCGAGCATCTCGACCCGCTGATCGACGACGAGATGATCGCCTTCATCGCGAGCCTGCCGCCGGAACTGCTCTTCTACGGCGGACGAACGCGCGGCCTGATGCGCGCGGCCATGGAGGGCATCGTGCCCGATTCGGTAAGGCTGCGCACCGACAAGGCCCGCTTCGAACCCGCCATGACGCAGGCCGTGCGTGCCGCCGGCGGTTTCGAGGCCTTCGCCGATCTCGCCGCCGTGCCGCATCTCGCGGAGCTCGGCCTGGTCGAGCCCTCGGCATTCCGCCAGGCGTTCGATGCGCTGGCGCGTGAGCCCGAAGACTGGGGCCCCGGCTGGTTGGAGGTCTGGCCCGCGCTCGCCGTAGAGGCTTTCGTCGCCGGGCATCGCGTGGGGGACCTTCGATGA
- a CDS encoding 50S ribosomal protein L11 methyltransferase translates to MYTVRDFGDMIADRVRMGAYEEALRQSVKPGSVVVDLGAATGIFTLLACRFGARKVYAIEPNAAIDVARALVRDNGFRDRVEIIPKMSTVAHLPEKADVIVSDVRGVLPTFMSSLATIIDARSRWLKPGGVLLPKRDELRAGVVEVPSLYESLLRPWGREYHYGFDASAGAAAVLSRWVAIRENEIVEPQLLTEPETWATIDYERVTEHGVRGRVALRAARAGTGHGLAVWFDATLLEGIHFSNRPGSSGIHGRAFFPWPSAVALEEGTPIEVQLSAVPTEDDYVFSWNTKIGGASPQEFRQTDFFAHLRMDELIRADDPRPRKLSPQGLHTLRALEWLHAGASRDEVAARLTEAFPEQFPSHEAALLAIRALLRKYT, encoded by the coding sequence ATGTACACAGTGCGTGACTTCGGCGACATGATCGCCGACCGCGTGCGCATGGGCGCCTACGAAGAGGCCCTCCGTCAGTCGGTGAAGCCAGGCAGTGTCGTCGTCGACCTCGGTGCTGCGACGGGCATCTTCACGTTGCTTGCATGCCGCTTCGGTGCGCGAAAGGTTTATGCCATCGAGCCCAACGCCGCCATCGATGTGGCACGCGCCCTCGTGCGCGACAATGGCTTTCGAGACCGCGTCGAGATCATCCCGAAGATGTCCACGGTGGCGCACCTTCCCGAGAAGGCCGATGTCATCGTCTCCGACGTGCGCGGCGTGCTCCCCACCTTCATGTCGAGCCTCGCCACGATCATCGACGCACGCTCGCGTTGGTTGAAGCCCGGGGGAGTCCTGCTTCCGAAGCGCGACGAGCTGCGTGCCGGCGTCGTGGAAGTGCCTTCGCTGTACGAGAGCCTCCTTCGTCCGTGGGGGCGGGAGTACCACTACGGCTTCGACGCGTCGGCCGGTGCGGCGGCGGTTCTGTCCCGTTGGGTGGCGATTCGGGAGAACGAGATCGTCGAACCGCAGCTTCTCACCGAGCCCGAAACGTGGGCCACCATCGATTACGAGCGTGTGACCGAGCACGGGGTGCGCGGGCGTGTGGCATTGCGCGCGGCGCGTGCGGGCACGGGCCATGGCCTCGCGGTCTGGTTCGATGCGACGCTGCTCGAGGGCATCCATTTTTCGAATCGCCCGGGGAGTTCCGGCATCCACGGCCGCGCGTTCTTTCCCTGGCCCTCGGCCGTCGCACTCGAGGAAGGGACGCCGATCGAGGTGCAGCTGTCCGCTGTACCTACTGAAGATGACTACGTATTCTCTTGGAATACGAAGATCGGCGGTGCGTCCCCGCAGGAGTTCCGGCAGACGGACTTCTTCGCCCACCTCCGCATGGATGAACTCATCCGAGCGGACGATCCCCGGCCGCGAAAGCTCTCCCCGCAGGGGCTTCACACCTTGCGGGCCTTGGAGTGGTTGCACGCCGGGGCATCGCGCGACGAGGTGGCTGCGAGACTGACGGAAGCCTTCCCGGAGCAGTTTCCGTCCCACGAGGCCGCCCTGCTCGCCATTCGGGCGCTCTTGCGGAAGTACACGTGA
- the tpiA gene encoding triose-phosphate isomerase: protein MNPERRPLIAGNWKMFHGGNSGLALAADVVSIAKRVPHADLVISPPYTILGAVSLDCQGKKVAIAAQNLHAKDKGAFTGEISGPMLVEAGCTWVIIGHSERRQLFGETDATVAEKTAAALQYGLLPIVCVGETLAEREAGKTLAVVKRQLEAFLDILAASDKAVAIAYEPVWAIGTGKNAGPAEAEEVHAAIRAWLAEKSPALAQRTRVLYGGSVKPDNAKALLGCPNVDGALIGGASLDAASFGAIAEAAEALAIAR from the coding sequence GTGAATCCGGAACGACGTCCCCTCATCGCCGGGAACTGGAAGATGTTCCACGGCGGCAACAGCGGGCTCGCGCTCGCGGCCGACGTCGTGTCGATCGCGAAGCGCGTGCCTCACGCGGACCTGGTCATCTCGCCGCCGTACACGATCCTCGGTGCGGTTTCGCTCGATTGCCAGGGAAAGAAGGTCGCCATCGCCGCGCAGAACCTCCACGCGAAGGACAAAGGCGCCTTCACGGGGGAGATCAGCGGACCGATGTTGGTCGAAGCCGGCTGCACCTGGGTCATCATCGGCCATAGCGAACGTCGCCAGCTGTTCGGGGAGACGGACGCAACGGTCGCGGAGAAGACGGCGGCTGCGCTCCAATACGGGCTTCTGCCCATCGTGTGCGTCGGCGAGACGCTCGCGGAGCGCGAGGCCGGCAAAACGCTGGCGGTGGTCAAGAGGCAGCTCGAGGCCTTCCTCGACATTCTTGCCGCCTCCGACAAGGCCGTCGCCATCGCGTACGAACCCGTTTGGGCCATCGGCACCGGGAAAAACGCGGGGCCGGCCGAGGCGGAGGAAGTGCACGCGGCGATTCGGGCCTGGTTGGCCGAAAAGTCGCCGGCACTGGCTCAACGCACCCGCGTTCTGTACGGCGGGTCGGTCAAACCGGACAACGCGAAGGCGCTTTTGGGCTGCCCGAACGTCGACGGCGCACTCATCGGCGGCGCGAGCTTGGATGCAGCATCATTTGGTGCTATCGCGGAGGCGGCCGAAGCCCTTGCCATCGCACGGTAG
- a CDS encoding ATP-binding cassette domain-containing protein — MMAGGYRAALVSLARDEALWVGLYAGLHFVERLVLVGTALWLLHGSTVATSLSAAGLALTFVARTSARVTLRRRVQARLHRRAVDKLLEGDLLAASAVAEADTEAAIFDGIWSGTALVSTVLPELLADAAASILVIAVLAVVEPVRLLAIGGLVLALAAGGVVLSNRIARREEARTWEAYGPVVDGLVAAIGARLEIVANGMREPFCARRRADLERWESAVYRSTLLIGLASRLPMAVAVSVVGAVVVFERSQGGELTGAMLAHAALFGASIPALANLGRNWLDLTREGVRFAPFAELLRGAPLPTGRGTSHVALPARVTWEGVAVRYAGAAERALDDVHLEWNPGTVLILRGHNGSGKSTLLRTLLAVAPLEGGTVRCGGVDVAELDLDAWRKSVAYLAQRPFLPTRGSAREAFAIVAPDAVDASIERALSRVGLLEVLARREPEAPLSADVGALSVGERQRLALARVLVNDKPLVLLDEPDANLDRAGVELLAKVVHELSAEGRMVAIAAHTDEIIRLGDRVVVLDRGRVA, encoded by the coding sequence ATGATGGCGGGTGGATACCGTGCAGCGTTGGTGTCGCTCGCTCGTGACGAGGCGCTCTGGGTGGGGCTCTATGCAGGGCTTCACTTCGTAGAGCGTCTCGTCCTCGTGGGAACGGCACTGTGGTTGCTCCACGGGTCCACGGTGGCGACATCGCTTTCGGCGGCGGGGCTGGCGCTGACATTCGTGGCGCGGACCTCCGCACGCGTGACCTTGCGCCGGCGCGTCCAGGCGAGGCTGCATCGACGCGCGGTGGACAAGCTGCTCGAAGGTGACCTTTTGGCCGCGAGCGCGGTCGCGGAGGCGGATACCGAGGCCGCCATCTTCGACGGGATCTGGTCCGGAACGGCCCTCGTCTCGACCGTGTTGCCCGAGCTTCTCGCGGATGCGGCGGCCTCCATTCTCGTGATCGCCGTCCTCGCGGTGGTGGAGCCGGTTCGTCTGCTCGCCATCGGCGGCCTCGTGCTGGCGTTGGCCGCGGGAGGCGTGGTGCTCTCGAACCGCATCGCGCGCCGCGAGGAGGCGCGTACGTGGGAAGCGTACGGGCCCGTGGTGGACGGCCTCGTGGCTGCGATCGGGGCGCGTTTGGAAATCGTGGCCAATGGCATGCGCGAACCGTTTTGCGCTCGGCGGCGCGCCGACTTGGAGCGGTGGGAAAGTGCCGTGTATCGGTCGACGCTGCTCATTGGCTTGGCGTCGCGGTTGCCCATGGCGGTCGCCGTGTCCGTCGTCGGTGCGGTCGTCGTGTTCGAGCGCTCGCAGGGCGGTGAGCTCACCGGGGCGATGCTCGCCCATGCCGCGTTGTTCGGCGCATCGATCCCCGCGCTGGCAAATCTCGGGCGCAACTGGCTCGATCTGACCCGGGAAGGGGTGCGCTTTGCGCCGTTTGCGGAGCTGCTTCGTGGCGCGCCGCTGCCGACGGGCCGCGGCACGTCGCATGTGGCGCTGCCGGCGCGCGTGACGTGGGAAGGCGTTGCCGTGCGCTATGCCGGCGCCGCCGAGCGGGCGCTCGACGACGTTCATCTGGAGTGGAACCCGGGGACCGTTCTCATTTTGCGCGGGCACAATGGCTCGGGGAAATCCACGCTGTTGCGGACATTGCTCGCGGTGGCCCCGCTCGAGGGGGGCACCGTTCGATGCGGCGGCGTCGACGTCGCGGAGCTCGATCTCGATGCGTGGCGCAAGAGCGTTGCGTACTTGGCCCAGCGCCCGTTTCTTCCGACGCGCGGGAGCGCTCGCGAAGCATTCGCCATCGTGGCCCCCGATGCGGTGGACGCGAGCATCGAGCGTGCGCTGTCGCGTGTGGGGCTGCTGGAGGTGCTCGCCCGCCGCGAGCCCGAGGCGCCGCTTTCGGCCGATGTCGGGGCGCTCTCCGTGGGCGAGCGTCAGCGGCTGGCGCTGGCGCGGGTGCTGGTGAACGACAAGCCTTTGGTCCTGCTGGACGAGCCCGATGCCAATTTGGATCGGGCGGGCGTCGAGCTGCTCGCGAAGGTCGTGCACGAGTTGTCGGCCGAAGGGCGCATGGTGGCCATCGCCGCGCACACCGACGAGATCATCCGGCTCGGCGATCGCGTTGTCGTGCTCGACCGCGGCCGGGTTGCGTGA
- a CDS encoding PqqD family protein yields MSIGADGRVHVGADVHVREFDGELVILDLAKGDYFGINEIGAHLWRGLASGQSCAEIAKELAPRYEAAPERLLADLVALTDELIAKGLVEPRI; encoded by the coding sequence ATGAGCATTGGGGCAGATGGACGCGTGCACGTGGGGGCCGATGTGCACGTGCGCGAATTCGACGGAGAGCTCGTGATTCTGGATCTCGCCAAAGGCGACTACTTCGGTATCAACGAAATTGGCGCACACCTTTGGCGGGGCTTGGCGAGCGGACAATCGTGTGCCGAAATTGCCAAAGAGCTCGCGCCTCGGTACGAGGCAGCGCCGGAGCGCCTGCTGGCGGATCTCGTGGCGCTTACCGATGAACTGATTGCCAAAGGCTTGGTGGAGCCAAGGATCTGA
- the ftsH gene encoding ATP-dependent zinc metalloprotease FtsH has protein sequence MKQSHKTLLLWVLLILMFLAIWQFLSPADRKQPVAFSEFLNEVHAGHVDDIKIKEREYIFRVHTGDAKATVTKETVGPLADEALLNTLKPDSKEAPAPKIAFEKEDASPFWSSTLITLLPMLFIGVMFFLFMRQLQAGGGKAMSFGKAKARMLSDSQNKVTFADVAGVDEAKDEVEEIIAFLKDPKKFQRLGGRIPKGVLMIGPPGTGKTLLARAIAGEAGVPFFSISGSDFVEMFVGVGASRVRDLFEQGKKHAPCIIFIDEIDAVGRHRGAGLGGGHDEREQTLNQLLVEMDGFESNEGVIIIAATNRPDVLDPAILRPGRFDRRITVTRPDVRGREAILRVHAKKTPLAPDVDLETIARGTPGFSGADLENLVNEAALLAARQDKDAVSMVDFEMAKDKVYMGTERRSMVISDEEKRNTAIHEAGHTLISVLINHHDPVHKVTIIPRGPALGVTWYLPKDDRHNLSKEQAESSIAVALGGRIAEEIIFGRLTTGAGNDIEKATDIARKMVCEWGMSEKLGPLAYGKREEQVFLGRDYGSRQQDYSEQTAVEIDQEVRRIVGDQYKKVREQLDLHKDKLEALANALIERETLDSEEIAAVFDGRELPKRERVVIPTYAEKEKAAKEKRKVASIFGGPPKPATSG, from the coding sequence GTGAAGCAATCGCATAAAACGCTGCTGCTGTGGGTGCTGCTGATCCTCATGTTCTTGGCGATCTGGCAGTTTTTGAGCCCCGCAGACAGGAAGCAACCCGTCGCCTTCAGCGAGTTCCTCAATGAGGTTCACGCCGGCCACGTCGACGACATCAAGATCAAAGAACGCGAGTACATCTTCCGCGTTCACACCGGTGACGCGAAAGCGACGGTGACGAAGGAGACCGTCGGCCCGCTCGCCGACGAAGCGTTGCTCAACACCTTGAAGCCCGATTCGAAGGAAGCCCCGGCGCCGAAGATCGCCTTCGAGAAGGAAGATGCCTCGCCCTTCTGGTCGAGCACCCTCATCACGCTGCTGCCGATGCTCTTCATCGGCGTGATGTTCTTCCTCTTCATGCGCCAGCTCCAAGCGGGTGGCGGCAAGGCGATGAGCTTTGGCAAAGCCAAGGCCCGCATGCTGAGCGACTCGCAGAACAAGGTCACCTTCGCGGACGTCGCCGGTGTCGACGAAGCGAAGGACGAGGTGGAAGAGATCATCGCCTTCCTCAAGGACCCGAAGAAGTTCCAACGCCTCGGTGGCCGCATCCCCAAGGGCGTTCTGATGATCGGGCCGCCCGGCACCGGTAAGACGCTGCTCGCGCGCGCCATCGCCGGTGAGGCAGGCGTTCCCTTCTTCAGCATCTCCGGTTCGGACTTCGTCGAGATGTTCGTGGGCGTCGGCGCCAGCCGCGTGCGCGACTTGTTCGAGCAAGGCAAGAAGCACGCGCCCTGCATCATCTTCATCGACGAGATCGACGCCGTCGGTCGTCACCGCGGTGCAGGCCTCGGCGGCGGTCACGACGAGCGCGAGCAGACGCTGAACCAGCTCCTCGTGGAGATGGACGGCTTCGAGTCGAACGAGGGCGTCATCATCATCGCCGCGACGAACCGTCCCGACGTTCTCGACCCCGCGATTCTGCGCCCCGGTCGTTTCGACCGCCGCATCACCGTCACGCGCCCCGACGTGCGCGGCCGCGAAGCCATTCTCCGCGTCCACGCGAAGAAGACGCCGCTCGCGCCCGACGTCGACCTCGAGACCATCGCCCGCGGAACCCCTGGGTTCTCCGGCGCAGATCTCGAGAACCTGGTCAACGAGGCGGCCCTACTCGCCGCGCGTCAGGACAAGGACGCCGTGTCGATGGTCGACTTCGAGATGGCCAAGGACAAGGTCTACATGGGCACGGAGCGTCGCTCGATGGTCATCAGCGACGAGGAGAAGCGCAACACCGCCATCCACGAGGCGGGCCACACGCTCATCTCGGTGCTCATCAACCACCACGACCCGGTCCACAAGGTCACCATCATCCCGCGCGGCCCCGCGCTGGGCGTGACTTGGTACCTGCCGAAGGACGATCGCCACAACTTGAGCAAGGAGCAGGCGGAGTCCAGCATCGCCGTGGCCCTCGGTGGCCGCATCGCCGAGGAGATCATCTTCGGACGGCTCACCACCGGCGCCGGCAACGACATCGAGAAGGCGACGGACATCGCCCGCAAGATGGTCTGCGAGTGGGGCATGAGCGAGAAGCTCGGGCCGCTCGCCTACGGCAAGCGCGAGGAGCAGGTCTTCCTGGGTCGCGACTACGGTTCGCGCCAGCAGGACTACTCCGAGCAGACCGCGGTGGAGATCGACCAAGAGGTGCGACGCATCGTGGGCGATCAGTACAAGAAGGTTCGCGAGCAGCTCGACCTACACAAGGACAAGCTCGAGGCCCTCGCCAACGCCCTCATCGAGCGCGAGACGCTCGATTCGGAAGAGATTGCCGCCGTCTTCGATGGTCGCGAGCTGCCGAAACGTGAGCGCGTGGTGATCCCGACCTACGCCGAGAAGGAGAAGGCGGCGAAGGAGAAGCGCAAGGTCGCCAGCATCTTCGGCGGCCCCCCGAAGCCGGCCACATCCGGCTGA
- a CDS encoding ATP-binding protein: MSRATLSAMPPGEVRWTSEIHTDGELRFRLGREGDRLIAEWPGICTLRAERDGSSSELLPAPDADPELIDKLHSGLARALLRHVSGELTLHASAAAIGGRAIACVGESHAGKSTAVAELVVNHGAELVSDDTLAIVLGDHGAGVIPTEPVSWLLPESRRALGFDADETFGKVPIAPIRAAQGQVPLGALVMLVFDDDIDTPTLRRLRGHDALEGLVPSVVRFILDEPELHRRELEQLTRLVSCVPVYELARPYRIEQLAAASEALRALAEGRGKP, translated from the coding sequence ATGAGCCGTGCTACGCTTTCGGCGATGCCTCCGGGCGAAGTCCGCTGGACGAGCGAAATTCATACCGATGGCGAGCTCCGCTTTCGACTCGGCCGCGAGGGCGACCGGCTGATCGCCGAGTGGCCAGGTATCTGTACGTTGAGGGCGGAGCGTGACGGCAGCTCGAGCGAGCTCTTGCCTGCCCCCGATGCCGATCCGGAATTGATCGACAAGCTGCACAGCGGGCTTGCGCGCGCCTTGCTCCGTCACGTATCGGGCGAGCTCACGTTGCACGCGTCGGCGGCGGCCATCGGCGGCAGGGCAATCGCGTGCGTGGGCGAGAGCCATGCGGGCAAGTCCACGGCGGTGGCCGAGCTGGTCGTGAACCATGGCGCGGAGCTCGTGTCGGACGACACTCTGGCCATCGTGCTGGGCGACCATGGCGCGGGCGTCATACCCACCGAGCCCGTATCCTGGCTTCTGCCGGAGTCGCGGCGTGCACTCGGCTTCGACGCCGACGAGACGTTCGGCAAAGTTCCGATCGCGCCCATTCGCGCGGCGCAGGGACAAGTGCCGCTCGGGGCGCTGGTGATGCTGGTCTTCGACGATGACATCGACACACCAACGCTGCGGCGTCTTCGCGGGCACGACGCCCTCGAAGGGCTCGTTCCCAGCGTGGTCCGGTTCATCCTCGACGAGCCGGAGCTCCACCGGCGCGAGCTGGAGCAACTCACACGACTGGTCTCGTGTGTACCCGTCTACGAGCTTGCGCGGCCATACCGCATCGAGCAGCTCGCGGCGGCAAGCGAAGCGCTTCGCGCGCTCGCGGAGGGCAGAGGCAAACCATGA
- a CDS encoding phosphoglycerate kinase, with protein MEGYLEGIRPIRELEIENKRVFIRVDFNVPLDENGKITDDSRIREALPTIKHAVERGARVILASHLGRPKPGKMSDAELKKLSLEPCAAHLAGLLGAEVTLPEDCIGDAPKKVVYDLRAGQVCLLENLRFHAEEEKDEEGFARELAALADVYVDDAFGAVHRAHASVHGMAKLFRDRGCGFLLEKEILALGKLVTNPDKPYVAILGGAKVSDKIAVLDALLQKVDALLIGGAMANTFLAAKGLNLQASKIETDKLPLARTILEKAREAKVDLVLPSDVVTAQSVAATSGTVVNAGAVPEGGMALDIGPNSVRDFVQRFAKAKTVFWNGPMGLFEKEPFAAGTFGIAKALAESSAFTVVGGGDSAAAVYAAGDAVAKKMGHISTGGGASLELIEGKKLPGIEVLRRPE; from the coding sequence ATGGAAGGTTACCTCGAGGGGATCCGGCCGATTCGCGAGCTGGAAATCGAGAACAAGCGCGTTTTCATCCGCGTGGACTTCAACGTCCCGCTGGATGAAAACGGCAAAATCACGGACGACTCGCGCATCCGCGAAGCGCTGCCCACGATCAAGCATGCGGTCGAGCGGGGCGCGCGCGTCATCCTGGCGAGCCACTTGGGCCGTCCCAAGCCCGGCAAAATGTCCGATGCAGAGCTGAAGAAGCTCTCGCTCGAACCGTGTGCCGCGCACCTCGCGGGCCTTCTGGGCGCGGAAGTCACCCTGCCGGAAGACTGCATCGGCGATGCACCGAAGAAGGTCGTTTACGATCTTCGCGCGGGCCAGGTGTGCCTTCTCGAGAACCTCCGCTTCCACGCGGAGGAGGAGAAGGACGAGGAAGGCTTCGCGCGTGAGCTGGCAGCGCTGGCCGATGTGTACGTCGACGACGCGTTCGGTGCGGTGCACCGCGCGCACGCCAGCGTGCACGGCATGGCCAAGCTGTTCCGCGATCGCGGGTGCGGCTTCCTCCTCGAGAAGGAGATCCTCGCCCTCGGCAAGCTGGTGACCAACCCGGACAAGCCGTACGTGGCCATCCTGGGCGGCGCCAAGGTGTCGGACAAGATCGCCGTGCTGGATGCGCTGCTGCAGAAGGTGGACGCGCTCCTCATCGGCGGCGCCATGGCCAACACGTTCCTCGCCGCCAAGGGTCTCAACCTGCAGGCGTCGAAGATCGAGACGGACAAGCTGCCGCTCGCGCGCACCATCCTCGAGAAGGCGCGCGAGGCGAAGGTCGACCTCGTTCTTCCGAGCGACGTCGTCACGGCGCAGTCGGTGGCGGCAACGTCGGGCACGGTCGTCAACGCCGGTGCGGTTCCGGAGGGCGGCATGGCCCTCGATATCGGACCGAACTCGGTGCGCGATTTCGTGCAGCGCTTCGCCAAGGCCAAGACGGTGTTCTGGAACGGGCCGATGGGCTTGTTCGAGAAAGAGCCGTTCGCGGCGGGTACCTTCGGCATCGCCAAGGCACTGGCTGAATCGTCGGCCTTCACCGTCGTCGGCGGTGGCGACAGCGCCGCAGCCGTGTACGCGGCGGGCGATGCGGTCGCGAAGAAAATGGGGCACATCTCCACGGGTGGCGGCGCCTCGCTCGAGCTCATCGAGGGGAAGAAGCTCCCGGGAATCGAAGTGCTCCGGAGGCCGGAGTGA
- the gap gene encoding type I glyceraldehyde-3-phosphate dehydrogenase — translation MTVKIGINGFGRIGRCIVRALHERNVKDVELVAVNDITDPKTLAHLYNYDSIHGRAEPRAKAVEGGFEIAGRTVKILAEKEPGKLPWKALGVDIVLESTGLFTDKDKAKAHIDAGAKKVIISAPAKNHDLTVVLGVNTEQYEPAKHHIISCGSCTTNCLAPVAKVLLDNFGIKQGLMTTIHSYTNDQAVLDIPHRKGDLRRARAAAVNMIPSSTGAAKALSEVIPALKGKFDGQAVRVPTVDVSLVDLTVETEKTLTKDAIHAAMKAAAEGPLKGILGYTEEQLVSSDFIGDPHSSIFDATVTQVLGDRFAKVFSWYDNEWGFSNRMIELTQLVGKSL, via the coding sequence ATGACGGTAAAGATCGGCATCAACGGCTTCGGTCGCATTGGACGGTGCATCGTACGCGCGCTCCACGAGCGCAACGTGAAGGACGTCGAGTTGGTCGCTGTGAACGACATCACCGACCCCAAGACGCTTGCGCACCTCTACAACTACGACTCCATCCATGGCCGCGCGGAGCCGCGCGCCAAGGCCGTCGAGGGCGGCTTCGAGATTGCGGGCCGCACGGTGAAGATCCTCGCCGAGAAGGAGCCCGGAAAGCTCCCGTGGAAGGCGCTCGGCGTCGACATCGTGCTCGAGTCGACCGGCCTCTTCACGGACAAGGACAAGGCCAAGGCGCACATCGATGCGGGCGCCAAGAAGGTCATCATCAGCGCCCCGGCGAAGAACCACGACCTCACGGTGGTCCTCGGCGTCAACACCGAGCAGTACGAGCCGGCCAAGCACCACATCATCTCGTGCGGCTCGTGCACCACGAACTGCCTCGCGCCGGTGGCCAAGGTCCTCTTGGACAACTTCGGCATCAAGCAGGGCTTGATGACCACGATCCACTCGTACACCAACGACCAGGCCGTGCTCGACATCCCGCACCGCAAGGGTGACCTGCGCCGCGCCCGCGCCGCAGCCGTGAACATGATCCCCTCCTCGACCGGCGCCGCGAAGGCCCTGTCGGAGGTCATTCCGGCCCTCAAGGGCAAGTTCGACGGCCAGGCCGTCCGCGTCCCGACCGTGGACGTGAGCCTCGTCGACCTCACGGTGGAGACCGAGAAGACGCTCACCAAGGACGCGATCCACGCGGCGATGAAGGCTGCGGCGGAAGGCCCGCTCAAGGGCATCCTCGGCTACACCGAAGAGCAGCTCGTCTCGAGCGACTTCATCGGCGATCCGCACTCGTCGATCTTCGATGCGACCGTCACCCAGGTGCTGGGCGACCGCTTCGCCAAGGTCTTCAGCTGGTACGACAACGAGTGGGGCTTCTCCAACCGCATGATCGAGCTCACGCAGCTCGTCGGCAAGTCGCTCTGA